A stretch of the Polaribacter pacificus genome encodes the following:
- a CDS encoding family 43 glycosylhydrolase: MKGTKQFIKRFFLTAFVLFSLAQCAEPQLDQSFRNPIIPGYFADPTIKKFGDIYYIYATTDNEMLASGAPTVWYSKDFKHWYNYTMEIPSLASVNLRNFWAPDIIEHTDGKYYLYFGNCQAGCNIYGYVSDTPVGPWTKLNEDDTPVIPHSYPREGFPSLDAQFFTDTDQKVYAYWGTWVHYNGGYAVGELDTQTMKSMKNAQNIPLEQTPNPFEAPYMLKKNDTYLLMYSGGSCHDETYNVRYSYSKSPMGPFTPGANNAILKSTEDHSVHGPGHHSVLEENDDYYIVYHKHDYPMTRGGLSRQICIDKLIFENDSTLKAVVPSKDGIIDFASTKVPKDLALKASITASSAYHLKSLEYDYTYQAYFANDDNNATMWKAASASFPQELKIDLGKIQKVARVFTQFEFASYYYQYKIEYSTDGKHWEIYADQSKNRTAGSPMIDDKAVEARYLRLQILNTEKTGLYAAVWNVAVYGSLFELPLELKNSPSLAGPASPSTKNLLVNLDIKNSSKTNLNSIPNTGSMGGTFTKNNEVGILTNASDGIKAFDFSKGSFSLEQPVPKSLEWNGSYTVATWVKNPEIGKQGECLLSWCDRTEFYLANSYNALFYNSSNYGAAAHLDGHFDMKYNQLPTSNTWHHIVLTFDGVVEKVYVDGVLDNAQNMTLASAIDKAKISIGASDVGEHYSGLMSSMRLYDYALTAEEITALLKETQPKKGN, from the coding sequence ATGAAAGGTACCAAGCAATTTATCAAGCGATTTTTTCTGACAGCTTTTGTTCTTTTTAGTCTAGCTCAATGTGCTGAGCCACAGCTGGATCAATCGTTTAGAAACCCGATCATTCCTGGATATTTTGCTGACCCAACGATTAAAAAATTTGGAGACATTTATTATATCTACGCAACCACAGACAATGAGATGTTGGCATCGGGTGCGCCCACCGTTTGGTATAGCAAAGATTTTAAGCACTGGTACAATTATACTATGGAAATTCCATCCTTAGCTTCGGTAAATCTGCGCAATTTTTGGGCTCCTGATATTATTGAGCATACCGATGGGAAATACTATTTGTACTTTGGAAACTGTCAGGCGGGTTGTAATATTTATGGCTATGTTTCTGACACTCCTGTAGGTCCTTGGACCAAACTCAATGAAGATGATACTCCTGTAATACCTCACAGTTATCCCAGAGAAGGATTTCCGTCTTTGGATGCACAATTTTTTACAGACACAGATCAAAAAGTTTACGCTTATTGGGGAACCTGGGTGCATTATAACGGAGGGTATGCGGTTGGAGAATTGGATACGCAGACCATGAAAAGCATGAAAAACGCTCAAAACATTCCTTTAGAGCAGACGCCCAATCCATTTGAAGCTCCTTATATGCTAAAAAAGAATGATACCTATTTGCTCATGTATTCTGGAGGTTCTTGCCATGATGAAACCTACAATGTTCGCTATTCCTATTCAAAAAGCCCCATGGGCCCTTTTACCCCAGGAGCCAATAATGCCATTTTAAAAAGTACAGAGGACCACAGCGTTCACGGTCCAGGACATCACTCTGTCTTAGAAGAAAATGACGACTATTATATTGTCTATCACAAACACGATTACCCGATGACTCGAGGCGGATTGTCTAGACAGATCTGTATTGATAAATTGATTTTTGAAAACGACTCAACTCTTAAAGCAGTAGTGCCCTCTAAAGATGGAATCATTGATTTTGCAAGTACTAAGGTCCCTAAAGATTTGGCTCTAAAAGCAAGCATCACAGCCTCGTCTGCCTATCATTTAAAAAGTCTGGAATACGATTATACCTACCAGGCCTATTTTGCCAATGATGACAACAATGCCACTATGTGGAAAGCAGCCTCAGCGAGTTTCCCACAAGAACTAAAGATTGATTTGGGCAAAATCCAAAAAGTTGCTCGGGTCTTTACTCAGTTTGAGTTTGCCAGTTATTACTACCAATATAAAATTGAGTATTCTACCGATGGAAAACATTGGGAAATCTATGCAGATCAATCAAAAAACCGAACAGCAGGCAGCCCCATGATTGATGACAAAGCTGTAGAGGCACGTTATTTAAGACTGCAAATTTTAAATACCGAAAAAACGGGTCTGTATGCAGCCGTTTGGAACGTCGCAGTGTATGGTTCTTTGTTTGAACTCCCTTTAGAATTAAAAAACAGTCCTTCTCTGGCAGGGCCCGCAAGCCCAAGCACTAAAAATTTATTGGTCAATTTAGACATTAAAAACAGCAGTAAAACAAACCTCAACAGCATTCCCAACACCGGATCTATGGGTGGAACATTTACCAAAAACAATGAGGTAGGTATTTTGACCAATGCTTCTGATGGTATCAAAGCCTTTGATTTTAGCAAAGGATCGTTTAGCTTGGAGCAGCCGGTACCAAAAAGTTTGGAATGGAACGGATCCTATACCGTTGCAACCTGGGTAAAAAATCCAGAGATAGGAAAACAAGGCGAGTGCCTGCTCTCTTGGTGTGATCGCACAGAATTTTACTTGGCCAACTCTTACAATGCCTTGTTTTACAACAGCTCAAATTATGGAGCTGCCGCGCATCTCGATGGTCATTTTGATATGAAATACAACCAACTTCCAACGTCAAATACTTGGCATCATATTGTATTGACTTTTGATGGTGTTGTAGAAAAAGTATATGTGGATGGTGTTTTAGACAATGCACAAAACATGACCTTGGCATCGGCCATTGACAAAGCAAAAATTAGCATTGGTGCCTCTGATGTTGGCGAGCACTATTCTGGCTTGATGAGCTCTATGCGTTTGTATGATTATGCCTTAACCGCAGAAGAAATTACCGCCCTACTCAAAGAAACTCAACCCAAAAAAGGGAATTAG
- a CDS encoding TolC family protein — MKTKIILLCCLFALQIVQGQDLESLLKIGVENSPSLQKFELKYLGVSEKKNEANSLPNTEFGFGYFVSEPETKTGPQRLKVSVKQMIPWFGSISSREAYSQSLAEVSYEDIQIAKRKLIASISEQYYTLLAIKAKQKVVKENKALLVIYEKLALKAIEVSKASAVDVLRLQMRQNELQQLALVLDQNFRAQQAALNLLLNRAKETPIQIPEVMELPKEEVLLTNKKLGVHPELLKYDKLYQSVIKSELVNQKENKPMIGFGLDYIAISKLPVANLNDNGKDVFMPMVSLSIPIFNKKYHSKTLQNELKQHEIISEKQERLNALKTLLETAKTNRVVARIRYETQVKNSEQAKSAEKLLLQNYETGTVNFKEVLEIQELQLQFQTNQIEAVKSFFVQTTIINYLSK; from the coding sequence ATGAAAACTAAAATCATTTTATTATGTTGCCTGTTTGCACTTCAAATTGTGCAGGGGCAAGACTTGGAAAGCCTCCTAAAGATTGGGGTAGAAAACAGTCCGAGCTTGCAAAAATTTGAACTAAAGTATTTAGGTGTTTCTGAGAAAAAGAACGAGGCAAACAGCCTGCCCAATACAGAATTTGGCTTTGGTTATTTTGTAAGTGAACCAGAAACCAAAACAGGGCCTCAGCGCCTTAAGGTTTCTGTTAAACAAATGATACCGTGGTTTGGATCTATTAGTTCTAGAGAGGCCTATAGCCAGTCTTTGGCCGAAGTGAGTTATGAGGATATTCAGATAGCCAAAAGAAAACTGATAGCCAGTATTTCTGAGCAGTACTATACCTTGTTAGCCATTAAAGCCAAGCAGAAAGTTGTCAAAGAAAACAAGGCCTTATTAGTCATTTATGAAAAATTGGCGCTCAAAGCCATAGAAGTTTCTAAAGCATCGGCGGTAGATGTTCTGCGTTTGCAAATGCGACAAAATGAGCTACAGCAGTTGGCCTTGGTTTTGGATCAGAATTTTAGGGCTCAACAAGCGGCTTTAAATTTATTGCTAAACAGAGCTAAAGAAACTCCGATACAAATTCCAGAAGTGATGGAGTTGCCCAAAGAAGAGGTACTACTCACCAATAAAAAATTAGGGGTACATCCAGAGTTGTTAAAGTATGATAAGCTGTATCAATCTGTCATAAAATCAGAGCTGGTCAATCAAAAAGAAAACAAACCCATGATTGGTTTTGGGCTCGATTATATTGCCATTTCTAAGCTGCCAGTTGCCAACCTAAATGACAACGGAAAAGATGTTTTTATGCCGATGGTTTCGCTTTCGATTCCGATTTTTAATAAAAAATACCATTCTAAAACGCTGCAAAATGAGTTAAAACAGCATGAAATTATATCAGAAAAACAAGAGCGCTTAAATGCCTTAAAAACCTTGTTAGAAACGGCAAAAACCAATCGAGTAGTCGCTAGAATACGCTATGAGACCCAGGTAAAAAACAGCGAACAGGCAAAAAGTGCCGAAAAACTATTGCTGCAAAATTACGAAACAGGAACGGTCAATTTTAAAGAGGTCTTGGAGATTCAAGAACTGCAATTGCAGTTTCAGACCAATCAGATAGAAGCGGTCAAAAGCTTTTTTGTGCAAACGACCATTATTAATTATTTAAGCAAATAA
- a CDS encoding HYC_CC_PP family protein, producing MLKGLVKNMVSMGLALLVLFSTLSFTINEHYCGDELQDVAWFVKADTCMMGMDTAMPQGVCATVKDSCCTDVVQIVQGQDDLQASFSQFTLEQQDFVAAFFLSYIAAFKLEAKDPILTTAYRPPLLVRDIQLLDDVFLI from the coding sequence ATGTTAAAAGGCTTGGTAAAAAATATGGTTTCTATGGGATTGGCACTTTTGGTGCTGTTCTCTACCTTGTCATTTACCATTAACGAGCATTATTGTGGCGATGAGCTACAAGATGTGGCTTGGTTTGTAAAAGCAGACACTTGCATGATGGGGATGGATACAGCCATGCCTCAGGGCGTTTGTGCCACTGTCAAAGATTCTTGCTGTACCGATGTGGTGCAAATTGTTCAAGGACAGGATGATCTCCAAGCAAGTTTTAGCCAATTTACCCTAGAACAGCAAGACTTTGTTGCTGCTTTTTTCTTAAGCTATATAGCTGCTTTTAAGTTAGAAGCGAAAGACCCAATTCTTACCACAGCATACCGTCCGCCCTTATTGGTCAGGGACATCCAGTTATTGGATGACGTTTTTTTAATTTGA
- a CDS encoding DUF5695 domain-containing protein, whose amino-acid sequence MKIFKQYGILIILLSSFASLQAQGYWGRIEKQEPTLGIAQVYQKFNTTHFQLKLVKESQTVAGLRPSKNTNFDFTPSDRLEIRDKDGLYHLGDINLRIRETNAHWKSYSTASKRGKVTPIGTSKNTLAAADLANTLPRDIPVQIKRYYEMDGAHLVMRFEITNKTSQPIEIGALGIPMIFNNILEGKSLVETHAQNVFFDPYIGMDAGYLEVKRLNGEGPALLVLPKENMAFEAYRPLLDDPTPRSIVFEGFHEWMSYSKAYADNEWKGAQQWNQPRSLTLAAGASKNFSLKFVLSEGIKKIQETLIEEKQPVAIGVPGYVIPMDVNAHLFLNAQSEVAAFEISPKGALTIEAEGSKTNGFQKYRIHGKKWGRARLTIQYKDGKTQTVNYKIIKAETEVIKDFGHFLTTKQWFDTPNDPFKRNPSVISYDYETKQQVTQDSRAWISGLSDEGGAGGWLAAIMKQLIQPDKSEIKKLEQFVDQTLWGQIQYSEGDFKYGVKKSIFYYEPDSLPKGTYSDKINYKTWAAWNHKHANDRGRSYNYPHVAAAYWTLYRLSRYHQGLVENKTWDWYLKNAYQTAVAMVDQAPYYAQFGQMEGSVFLKILEDLKNEGLTVMAIDLEARMRKRADHWRALDYPFGSEMPWDSTGQEEVYMWSDYFGYDYKAQVTLHAILAYMPTMPHWAYNGNARRYWDFLYGGKLSRVERQIHHYGSSLNAIPVLQAYRKKGDDLYLLRVGYGGLLGGISNITQDGFGPAAFHSFPSTLEIDYLSGDYGSGFYGYAVNTASFITHDKQLGWLAFGGNLVKKGDLIETSITTAAKNKVYIAPIQLWCTLDAGSFEKVRYNSKTKSTELILGAKSSTAPFAYLRVPENIELPYPKVRGAYKIPLETRSISIKF is encoded by the coding sequence ATGAAGATTTTTAAACAGTATGGAATTTTAATTATTTTACTAAGCAGCTTTGCTAGTTTGCAAGCGCAAGGTTATTGGGGACGAATAGAAAAACAAGAGCCGACTTTGGGAATTGCTCAAGTATATCAGAAATTTAACACCACTCATTTTCAATTAAAACTGGTAAAAGAATCACAAACTGTTGCAGGCTTGAGACCCAGTAAAAACACAAATTTTGATTTTACACCTAGTGATCGTTTAGAGATTAGAGACAAGGATGGCCTTTATCATTTGGGCGATATCAATTTACGCATCAGAGAAACCAATGCCCACTGGAAAAGCTATTCTACAGCAAGCAAACGCGGCAAAGTAACTCCAATAGGCACCTCTAAAAACACCTTGGCGGCTGCAGACTTAGCCAACACCTTGCCCAGAGATATTCCTGTACAAATAAAACGCTATTATGAAATGGACGGTGCGCACTTGGTGATGCGTTTCGAAATCACAAACAAAACATCTCAACCTATAGAAATTGGCGCCCTTGGAATTCCGATGATCTTTAACAACATACTTGAAGGAAAATCATTAGTAGAAACCCATGCCCAAAATGTATTTTTTGATCCTTATATTGGGATGGATGCTGGCTATTTAGAAGTAAAACGTTTAAACGGTGAAGGGCCGGCCCTATTGGTTTTACCTAAAGAAAATATGGCTTTTGAAGCCTACAGACCACTTTTAGATGATCCTACTCCAAGAAGCATCGTCTTTGAAGGATTTCATGAATGGATGTCCTACAGCAAGGCTTATGCTGATAATGAGTGGAAAGGCGCTCAACAATGGAACCAACCACGTTCTTTGACTTTGGCTGCAGGAGCTTCTAAAAACTTTTCTTTAAAATTTGTGTTGAGTGAAGGAATTAAAAAAATTCAAGAAACCCTAATTGAAGAAAAGCAACCCGTAGCAATAGGAGTTCCTGGTTATGTGATTCCAATGGATGTTAATGCACACTTATTTTTAAATGCTCAAAGTGAGGTTGCCGCTTTTGAGATCAGTCCAAAAGGAGCTTTGACCATTGAGGCAGAAGGCTCTAAAACCAATGGCTTTCAAAAATACCGTATCCACGGAAAAAAATGGGGAAGAGCTCGATTGACCATCCAATACAAAGATGGAAAAACACAGACTGTAAATTATAAGATTATTAAAGCAGAAACCGAAGTTATCAAAGATTTTGGACATTTTTTAACTACCAAGCAATGGTTTGACACCCCTAATGATCCCTTTAAAAGAAATCCATCTGTGATTAGTTATGACTATGAAACCAAGCAACAGGTTACGCAAGATAGTAGAGCTTGGATTAGTGGATTAAGTGATGAAGGTGGTGCTGGTGGTTGGCTTGCAGCCATCATGAAACAATTGATTCAGCCTGACAAATCAGAAATAAAAAAATTAGAACAGTTTGTAGACCAAACACTTTGGGGACAAATTCAATACAGTGAAGGTGACTTCAAGTACGGAGTTAAAAAGAGTATTTTTTACTACGAACCTGATTCACTTCCTAAAGGAACTTACAGCGATAAAATTAATTACAAAACTTGGGCTGCTTGGAACCACAAACACGCCAATGACCGAGGTAGATCTTACAATTATCCACATGTTGCTGCGGCCTACTGGACCTTATATCGACTGTCAAGATACCATCAAGGTTTGGTAGAAAATAAAACCTGGGATTGGTATTTAAAAAATGCTTACCAAACAGCAGTTGCCATGGTAGATCAGGCTCCGTATTATGCTCAATTTGGTCAGATGGAAGGCTCGGTGTTTTTAAAGATTCTTGAAGATTTAAAAAACGAAGGACTTACAGTAATGGCTATTGATCTAGAAGCTAGAATGCGTAAAAGAGCCGATCATTGGCGGGCACTTGATTATCCTTTTGGAAGTGAAATGCCATGGGATTCAACCGGGCAAGAAGAGGTGTATATGTGGTCAGATTATTTTGGTTACGATTACAAAGCTCAAGTAACTTTGCATGCTATTTTGGCTTATATGCCTACAATGCCACACTGGGCTTACAACGGAAACGCTCGTCGTTATTGGGATTTCTTATACGGAGGAAAACTCTCTCGTGTAGAACGACAAATTCATCATTATGGGTCTTCTTTAAATGCCATTCCTGTTTTGCAAGCCTATAGAAAAAAAGGTGATGACCTTTATTTATTACGCGTAGGATATGGTGGTCTTTTAGGTGGTATTTCTAATATTACGCAAGATGGTTTTGGTCCTGCTGCTTTTCATTCTTTTCCATCGACTTTAGAGATCGATTACCTCTCTGGGGATTACGGATCTGGTTTTTACGGTTATGCAGTAAACACAGCTTCTTTTATTACGCATGACAAACAATTGGGCTGGTTGGCCTTTGGCGGAAACTTGGTTAAAAAAGGAGACCTCATAGAAACCAGTATCACCACGGCAGCTAAAAATAAGGTATACATCGCTCCAATACAATTGTGGTGTACCTTAGACGCAGGGAGTTTTGAAAAGGTGCGCTATAATAGCAAAACAAAAAGCACAGAACTTATCTTAGGAGCAAAAAGCAGCACAGCGCCCTTTGCCTATTTAAGAGTTCCAGAAAATATTGAGCTTCCGTATCCAAAAGTTCGAGGCGCATATAAAATCCCTTTAGAAACTAGATCAATCAGTATAAAATTTTAA
- a CDS encoding NUDIX hydrolase — protein MSGAYNSDDKILVAIDCIIFGFDKESLKILLIKRDFEPQKGHWSLMGGFLKKNETLDQAANRTLLSLTGVQDIYMEQLYAFSEVDRDPVERTLSVSYYALINIEDHNEKLTKKYNAQWFDIADAPSLIFDHDLMLQKAIRRLRRRTAIKPVGFDLLPEKFTMRQLQKLYEAILDKEVDKRNFINKINSLDILIKLNEKDMTSSTKGSFLYKFSQEKYDDKLKNNFYIKL, from the coding sequence ATGAGCGGAGCCTATAATTCTGATGATAAAATTTTAGTAGCCATTGATTGTATCATTTTTGGGTTTGACAAAGAGAGTTTAAAAATTTTATTGATTAAAAGAGATTTTGAACCCCAAAAAGGACACTGGTCTTTGATGGGTGGTTTTTTAAAAAAGAATGAAACCTTAGATCAGGCTGCTAACAGAACTTTGTTATCTCTTACAGGAGTTCAAGATATTTATATGGAGCAGTTGTACGCCTTTAGTGAGGTAGATAGAGACCCGGTAGAACGAACCCTTTCTGTATCGTATTACGCATTAATCAATATTGAAGATCACAACGAGAAGTTGACAAAAAAGTACAATGCCCAATGGTTTGATATTGCGGATGCTCCTTCTTTAATTTTTGATCACGATTTAATGCTGCAAAAAGCCATCAGACGTCTTAGAAGAAGAACCGCTATTAAGCCTGTTGGTTTTGATCTATTGCCAGAAAAATTTACCATGCGTCAATTGCAAAAATTGTATGAGGCTATTTTAGACAAAGAAGTAGACAAACGAAACTTTATCAATAAAATTAATTCTTTAGATATTTTAATCAAGCTCAATGAAAAAGACATGACATCATCTACTAAAGGGTCTTTTTTATACAAGTTTAGTCAAGAAAAATACGACGATAAACTAAAGAATAACTTTTACATTAAATTGTAA
- a CDS encoding efflux RND transporter permease subunit — MLHKCIKFLIENKVVAALLLVLFLAWGTVHAPFQWDTGFLPRNPVAVDAIPDIGENQQIVFTKWAGRSPQDIEDQISYPLTSALLGIPGVKTIRSSSMFGLSSIYIIFEEDIEFYWSRSRILEKLNSLPSGLLPAEVQPALGPDATGLGQIFWYTLEGRDAQGQVTGGWDLQELRSIQDYYVKYALSSASGVAEVASIGGYVQEYQIDVDPELMRQYKVSLDEIVKAVKESNTDIGAQTIEINKVEYLVRGLGYVKSISDLEDAVVTATDFTAIRIKDLAKVSLGPAERRGILDKEGAEVVGAVVVARYGANPMEVIGNVKEKIAELSAGLPSKLLSDGRTSQLTIVPFYDRTVLINETLGTLNEALSLEILITMLVIVVMVFNLRASMLIAGLLPVAVLMVFIAMHFFKVDANIVALSGIAIAIGTMVDVGVILSENILRHLDASKKQQPKPSVNNIVYTATTEVSGAIITAVLTTIISFIPVFTLLGAEGKLFRPLAFTKTFALIAAILVALFLIPPFAAFLFQKKSLKKTSQYLLQIALILIGITGLVFGYWLGLVLLIFGIIALLKLQGKLSAFWANRSQNSAIAIAIVFLLANYWRPLGLEQHFVWNLLFVALICFGLLAVFTLFRQYYVRILQWALANKILFLSLPFAIVIAGFLIMKNTGKEFMPSLNEGSFLLMPTSMPHAGVEENKRVLQQLDMAVAGIPEIETVVGKAGRTESALDPAPLSMYENIIQYKSEYRLHTAGHKQRYKVNADGHFVLKNGGTLDPTNWERRKAINLDVQLQEDASGEFFRNWRPEIKSPDDIWTAIVNATKLPGVTSAPKLQPIETRLVMLQTGMRAPMGIKVKGQDLKKIEAFGVQLEGILKEVEGVKVSAVFADRIVGKPYLLIDIDREKIARYGIRIQDVQNVLKVAVGGMALTQTVEGRERYAVRVRYPRELRANPADLGKIYIPVAQGNPVPLSDLASIRYEQGPQVIKSEDTFLVGYVLFDKLDGYAEVSVVEAAQEKIQAAIDSGKLAVPKGINYQFTGTYENQLRAEKTLVIVVPLALSIIFLILYFQFKSVATSLMVFSGIAVAFSGGFILLWLYGQDWFLNLDFFGANLREIFQMHTVNLSVAVWVGFIALFGIATDDGVVMATYLTQTFDKNKPSSVKEIRAAIVEAGEKRIRPCLMTTATTILALLPVLTSTGRGSDIMIPMAIPSFGGMLVALISLFVVPVLYSFRQEIKLKKDIHEN; from the coding sequence ATGCTTCATAAATGCATTAAATTTTTAATAGAAAATAAAGTCGTCGCAGCCCTGCTATTGGTTCTTTTTTTAGCTTGGGGAACTGTACACGCACCTTTTCAATGGGATACAGGTTTCTTGCCTAGAAACCCCGTAGCCGTTGATGCAATTCCAGATATTGGTGAGAACCAACAGATAGTTTTTACCAAGTGGGCTGGTCGCTCACCACAAGATATTGAAGATCAGATTAGCTATCCGTTAACCAGTGCCTTGCTGGGGATTCCTGGGGTTAAAACCATCAGAAGCTCTTCTATGTTTGGGCTGTCTAGCATCTATATCATATTTGAAGAAGACATTGAGTTTTATTGGAGTCGCAGTCGAATTTTAGAAAAGCTAAACTCGCTGCCCAGTGGTTTATTGCCCGCAGAGGTACAACCCGCTTTAGGTCCTGATGCCACAGGTTTGGGTCAGATATTTTGGTATACCCTAGAAGGTAGAGATGCCCAAGGACAGGTAACCGGCGGTTGGGATCTGCAAGAGCTGAGAAGCATTCAGGATTACTATGTAAAATATGCGCTGTCTTCTGCTAGTGGCGTTGCCGAAGTGGCCTCTATTGGTGGCTATGTACAGGAGTATCAGATTGATGTAGATCCAGAGCTGATGCGTCAGTATAAAGTATCATTAGATGAGATAGTCAAAGCGGTTAAAGAGAGCAATACAGATATTGGAGCACAGACCATAGAGATTAATAAGGTAGAGTATTTGGTGCGAGGTTTGGGCTATGTAAAATCTATTTCAGATTTAGAAGATGCGGTGGTTACTGCCACAGATTTTACGGCCATCCGCATCAAAGATTTGGCAAAGGTATCTTTAGGACCAGCAGAGCGAAGAGGTATCTTAGACAAAGAAGGAGCTGAGGTGGTTGGTGCTGTTGTGGTTGCCAGGTACGGAGCTAATCCCATGGAAGTTATAGGCAATGTAAAAGAAAAAATTGCAGAGCTCAGTGCAGGCTTGCCCTCTAAACTTTTGTCTGATGGTCGAACTTCACAGTTAACCATTGTTCCTTTTTATGATCGGACAGTCTTGATAAATGAAACCCTAGGAACGTTAAACGAGGCGCTTAGTTTGGAGATTTTAATCACCATGTTGGTTATTGTGGTTATGGTCTTTAATTTAAGAGCCTCCATGCTTATTGCAGGACTGTTGCCTGTGGCGGTGCTAATGGTTTTTATTGCCATGCACTTTTTTAAGGTCGATGCAAACATCGTTGCCTTATCTGGGATCGCCATTGCCATTGGAACCATGGTAGATGTGGGCGTCATCCTCTCTGAAAATATTTTAAGGCATTTGGATGCATCAAAAAAGCAGCAGCCAAAACCATCAGTAAACAACATCGTTTATACAGCAACCACAGAAGTATCAGGAGCCATTATTACGGCGGTGCTCACCACCATTATTAGTTTTATTCCTGTCTTTACATTATTAGGAGCAGAAGGAAAACTCTTTAGACCTTTGGCCTTTACCAAAACCTTTGCGCTGATTGCAGCCATCTTGGTGGCCCTGTTTTTGATTCCTCCTTTTGCAGCCTTTTTATTTCAGAAAAAATCACTTAAAAAAACCAGTCAATACCTGCTGCAAATAGCACTAATACTCATTGGGATTACAGGACTTGTTTTTGGTTACTGGTTGGGCTTGGTGCTTCTTATTTTTGGCATCATTGCACTGTTAAAACTTCAAGGAAAACTCTCCGCATTTTGGGCCAATCGCAGTCAAAATTCTGCCATTGCCATTGCCATCGTATTTTTATTAGCCAATTATTGGAGACCACTGGGCTTAGAACAGCATTTTGTTTGGAACCTGCTCTTTGTGGCCCTTATTTGTTTTGGATTGCTGGCAGTCTTTACCTTGTTTAGACAGTATTATGTACGGATTTTACAGTGGGCACTAGCCAATAAGATCCTCTTTTTAAGCCTGCCGTTTGCCATAGTAATTGCCGGTTTTTTAATCATGAAAAACACAGGAAAAGAATTTATGCCTTCTTTAAATGAAGGATCCTTTTTGTTGATGCCAACATCGATGCCGCATGCAGGTGTCGAAGAAAACAAACGCGTCTTGCAGCAATTGGATATGGCGGTAGCTGGGATACCAGAAATTGAAACCGTAGTAGGAAAAGCAGGCCGAACAGAATCAGCCTTAGATCCTGCTCCCTTATCCATGTATGAGAATATTATTCAATACAAATCAGAATACAGGCTTCATACAGCAGGGCACAAACAACGCTATAAGGTTAACGCCGATGGGCATTTTGTCTTAAAAAATGGAGGGACACTAGACCCAACAAATTGGGAGCGTAGAAAGGCCATCAATTTAGATGTTCAGTTGCAAGAGGATGCTTCTGGTGAGTTTTTTAGAAACTGGCGACCAGAGATCAAATCACCCGATGATATTTGGACAGCTATTGTAAATGCCACCAAATTGCCAGGGGTTACTTCTGCACCGAAACTACAGCCCATAGAAACTCGCTTGGTGATGTTGCAAACTGGAATGAGAGCACCCATGGGAATCAAAGTAAAAGGGCAAGATCTTAAAAAAATAGAAGCTTTTGGAGTGCAATTAGAAGGCATTTTAAAAGAGGTAGAAGGGGTAAAGGTATCGGCTGTTTTTGCCGATAGAATTGTGGGGAAACCCTATTTACTCATCGATATAGATAGAGAGAAAATTGCCCGCTATGGCATTCGAATCCAAGATGTGCAAAACGTCTTAAAAGTTGCCGTAGGAGGGATGGCCCTTACGCAAACGGTAGAAGGAAGAGAACGCTATGCAGTAAGGGTTCGATACCCAAGAGAACTAAGAGCCAACCCAGCAGATCTAGGAAAGATTTACATTCCTGTAGCCCAGGGCAATCCTGTGCCACTTTCTGATTTGGCAAGCATTAGATATGAGCAAGGACCTCAAGTAATCAAGAGCGAGGACACTTTTTTAGTGGGCTATGTGCTGTTTGATAAGTTGGATGGCTATGCAGAGGTCTCTGTTGTAGAGGCGGCTCAAGAAAAGATTCAAGCTGCCATAGATTCTGGTAAACTTGCGGTTCCGAAAGGGATTAATTATCAATTTACAGGGACCTATGAAAATCAGTTACGAGCAGAAAAGACTTTGGTAATTGTAGTGCCTTTGGCTTTGAGCATCATCTTTTTGATCCTGTATTTTCAGTTTAAATCTGTGGCCACTTCATTGATGGTTTTCTCAGGAATCGCGGTGGCATTCTCTGGAGGATTTATCCTTTTGTGGCTCTATGGTCAGGATTGGTTTTTAAACCTAGATTTCTTTGGGGCTAACCTTCGAGAGATTTTCCAAATGCACACTGTTAATTTAAGTGTGGCGGTTTGGGTTGGTTTTATAGCCCTGTTTGGAATAGCAACCGATGATGGTGTAGTCATGGCTACCTATCTAACACAGACCTTCGATAAAAACAAACCAAGCTCTGTAAAAGAGATTAGAGCGGCCATTGTAGAAGCGGGAGAAAAAAGAATCAGACCTTGTTTAATGACTACGGCGACCACCATCTTGGCTTTATTGCCTGTATTGACATCAACCGGAAGAGGGAGTGATATTATGATCCCCATGGCCATTCCAAGTTTTGGAGGAATGCTGGTAGCGCTCATTAGCTTGTTTGTGGTTCCTGTACTGTACAGTTTTAGACAAGAAATAAAACTTAAAAAAGACATCCATGAAAACTAA